Proteins from a genomic interval of Neoarius graeffei isolate fNeoGra1 chromosome 24, fNeoGra1.pri, whole genome shotgun sequence:
- the ela3l gene encoding elastase 3 like, protein MLSLVLASVLIAGALGCGVPPIKPLTTRVVNGVDAIPHSWPWQISLQYLRDTEWRHTCGGSLIATNWVMTAAHCINTKNTYRVYVGKYNLLEQEAGSKAMTPEKIIVHERWNPIFVALGYDVALIKLTEHVTLSDTVQLTCLPAADTILPNNYPCYITGWGRLSTGGPIADKLQQALMPVADHATCSQPDWWGPFLKDTLLCAGGDGIVAGCNGDSGGPLNCKNAQGVWEVHGIASFVSGLGCNYEKKPTVFTRVSAYNGWIDQVMLNN, encoded by the exons ATGCTCTCATTGGTTTTGGCATCGGTGCTCATCGCTGGAG CTTTGGGGTGTGGTGTTCCTCCCATCAAGCCCCTCACCACCCGCGTGGTCAATGGAGTGGACGCCATTCCACACAGTTGGCCCTGGCAG ATCTCTCTGCAGTACCTGCGTGATACCGAGTGGAGACACACTTGCGGAGGATCGCTGATCGCCACCAATTGGGTGATGACCGCTGCTCATTGTATCAA TACAAAGAACACCTACCGCGTGTATGTGGGAAAATACAACCTGCTGGAACAGGAGGCTGGATCCAAAGCCATGACTCCTGAGAAGATCATCGTTCACGAGCGCTGGAACCCCATCTTTGTAGCTTTAGG GTATGACGTCGCTCTGATTAAACTCACTGAACATGTGACCCTGAGCGACACTGTGCAGTTGACCTGCCTGCCTGCTGCTGATACCATCCTCCCCAATAACTACCCCTGCTATATCACCGGCTGGGGCAGACTCTCCa CTGGAGGTCCTATCGCTGATAAGCTGCAGCAGGCTCTGATGCCCGTCGCTGACCACGCCACCTGCTCCCAACCTGACTGGTGGGGTCCTTTCCTGAAAGACACTTTGCTGTGCGCTGGTGGTGATGGCATCGTCGCTGGCTGCAAC GGTGACTCTGGTGGTCCTCTCAACTGTAAGAACGCACAGGGTGTGTGGGAAGTGCACGGCATCGCCAGCTTCGTCTCAGGCCTCGGCTGCAACTACGAGAAGAAACCCACCGTCTTCACGCGCGTGTCCGCCTACAATGGCTGGATCGACCAG